From the genome of Lytechinus pictus isolate F3 Inbred chromosome 4, Lp3.0, whole genome shotgun sequence:
acgacgttttgtagacccCCCCCTGCCATTCagaattttcactttttttcagatcggaatatcaaatattttctgctcgcattattgatttttataatacaaaatgtatttagaatgcccagatactagttttaactctaaacacgcgcacgcatgtttattcagatacgcagcttgttttgagggtactccgggctgaaaatatttatatcaaatacattttatcaaaaataaatagattttatgaaaatctgataacaaatagttaagttatttaattctaaagtttagcaatattttataaaaatggtgatatgcatgtcatcatgaatattttataggtgggttgacatgggcggaaatctgtccccaaaggtagggggacgaGGGcctgtaaaatttgacaagcaaaaaaaaaaagaaggttatcaccctaaatgtaaggtcattttaaccctaacaaaatttgacaagccccccccccccataaaaaaaagttttcacccaaaatgtaaggtcatttagtctaaaatatatgtattatttcgattgtaaagtgatgtatttttctccatcatgaaagaccaaaatttgatattgtgtccccctatttttggtagggggacacgtccccctgtcccctctgggatttccACCCATGTGGGTTGaaaatgtcacatccccactatcctgtttcttgtgttattacatggaatcaaaattgttttatttttttcataccagtgtgaatgatatgtctcccttataattaaataagatgcagcaaagaatatctaatggactaaatcagttgtcaattcaactgtttttggttctttaagggaaaataatgaataaacctaattctatataataaaattcaaaagaacaaatggggatatgacatcatccgtttgctcattgaatattaatgaagacatgcttaaaactgtttcaccggaataatgctaatctttaaaatgcaataactttgatattccttgtcggatttttatcaaatctttattcttatgttcgtctgatttttctttatcttttcaaaccatattacattcagtACGGAATTTCAGatcataatagaaaaaaaaatctgctcgcgcttcgcgctcacattatcaaagtcaaaatatatcaaattaccaatcattttcttgatttacaaaacatgaatagaatgtcccgtttataggtctgaaatctcaattttgtttccgctcgcgctttgcgctcgcatcagttgtatagttatatacctatcctgttcatgattagaaaagtgcttaagatgtcctgttttaaggtctgaaatctcatttttatttccgctcgcgcttcgcgctcgcatcaattgtataattatatacttATCTTCtttatgattagaaaagtgcttagaatgtctcgttttttggcctgaaatctcaattttgtttccactcgcgcttcgcgctcacatcaattgtatagttatatacctatcctgttcatgattagaaaagtgatcaagatgtcccgtttttaagtctgaaatatcaatttttatttccgctcgagcttcgcgctcgcatcgattgtatagttatatacctatcctcttcatgattataaaagtgcttagaatgtctcgttttttggtctgaaatctcaattttgtttccgctcgcgcttcgcgctcgcatcaattgtatatttatatacatatcctgttcatgattacaaaaagtgcttagaatgtccagtatttaggtcggaatgtcggaatttttcagctcgcgcttcgcgctcgcattatttgattgttgatatatgtatcgtcttcatgggtaactgcaaacagtccgcataacacgtccctttcgatcaggccagaacgtatataAAACTATCTGCTCGCGCtgatcacgttcgcagttattatttgttaccatATGGAAAAGTAGTCGCATTTGCTCCCGAGCAGCGACCGAACGCGCGTACGTGTACAGAAGCTATGGCACTCTAGATACGAAATTATGTTGTAATGGGGCCGAAATGTGAATTGACTCAAAAGTAAAATTCCTACGAAGCTCGGTTGAGTGGAAATCTATTTTCTACAcctttttttatgataataccaaattttaaagaaattagaaattcAGGCTCCAAGGAATTGCTGTTTATAAAACACATGTTTGAGCTTCTCCCACACCAGATTTGCGTATTATTACACGTAAATTTCCCTGTTTGCACACGCTGTGTCGAGGTGGGACGGTCTGTCAAAGACTGTATCTCATGAACCAAACATCGTACGAAAGCCGGTTTCCCGCCAATCTGTgcagaatatatttctctacaatacatgtaagaatgatgctgattggttaaaaattgtctacggaaataaagaaaaactaaGACCCCTTCATTTGTTCACCCAATCAGCCGTCAGTGCGATCTCTGCCCTCATTAGCATACCGGGTCATGACGTATCAAGACGTCTGAGTTTCATCATGGTGGATTTTACATGTAGCGCGGCCTAACATTCTCGGAAAATCAGACAACATTTGAGGTTTACTTCGGGTATTTAGCTAAATTGGATTTTGATCTAGTGACATAAGACTGCAAAGAGTCTGAAACTTtcatttatatgtattgttaaGAACAGAACGAGGAGAATTGTGCTTTTTTCTACAATGTCGGCTCAGGATCGCCCATTCTCATAACTGTACAAAGAGAGGTTGGATAGCACCATTTGTGTCTACGGGGGGATTCCAGCTTGACAGGACGTTCATTGCCGACACCGCAACATATGCAGAAACAACATAAACAActtttgtatttacatgtagatctgcccactataaaaaaaaaacgaaagaaaatgcCATAAACATCAAGCCTACAGTGTTCTGTATGCATGTAGATTTTACGATAATTTACCCATTTTCCATAATGGACGCGTCCGTATCGTAGTTTCGTAAGCTGGCGTGCGCATTGGACCGGAGagctcatgaataattcatgaagcGGGCGGCGTACGTCGGTGACCCGCGGAACCCGGTCATTTTGAGCAAATGCGAATTTCCACCCCAAACTTTTCCATAtgatacgcatcttgttcaggaccacaaacattgctcaaaatgttcaattttcaggacaaaatacatataaccccccccccccccaaaaaaagctCGCGTTTTGCACTcgagttatctaattatatatctgttcttttataagaagaaagctaagaagtgactgtaaTAAGTGACTgtaatatatatgtgtatatatgtgtgtgtgtttgtgtgtgtgtgtgggtgtgtgtgtagtgccctattgtgtgtgtgtgtgtgtgtaattatggaaaactcaattcTGTCCACCCCCCACcattgaggagagatttcagcacccccactgaaaaaatcgttcccaggtccctgggcacatcccccccatcggctgaccaaaaaaaaaacggggaaaggagggaaaggagaaaagagggagaaaggaagagaaacgtattgggaaagaagaaaatattattcattataatgttatattatattataattatgttatgttacattacataagaaacatttttatcataactttatgaaacataatttgcccagcgcctacgtcttcattgttcctggtgctcacattgtctgtttaacgagatatatataatcctgttgtactaaaacatcccgttttcaagtcaatataaaccaaatatatttcctagcacttgagttatcattgttttatgtagtgacatatgcttctttttcatgactcaaaaagtgattgccccatgttaaggtcttcgtatatatgaaacatttcctgtccgtgattacgttcgcattagtggattggtgagatatgtctgctcttcatgaattcctaaaatcagtccttaaaatgtcccttcttttgatctgaatatcaaaaattttcagctcgcgcttcgcgctcgcatcgtttggttaatgaaatacgtatggtcctagttaattcctacaaagaaaccttagaatgccccacctcaggtctgaattatctaagttttctgctcgcgcttcgcgctcgcattgtttagcgagacaggtacctatcatgattacacaaatttgattataatgtccctttttaggtgtgaatataaagaaaattcagctcgcgcttcgcgctcgcattatttgatcagtgagatacatatccgtttaatgacattgtccttaaaatgtctatattaggtcagtataactggcaactgagcgcgcttcgcgccctcactagcgcactcactcagtgattcaaaaatgttgctggtgccccccaatgccgtgacccactgtggacatatcattgacaattccttgcatatctgaaaacatgattgcaaaaaaatgcccaaatatttcagtcatcccccccccccccacccatcaacacggatttacgccagtgggtgggggggggggcaaaatcccaTGGACACACCTTTGGGGGAGGGTGCTTGgcctatttcacaatttttcgtTCGCAACTACGGCCTCACGCCGAGTTTTTCCAGGTTCTTGATGAGACGCGTAGTATGGCTTTTTGAAGGTACTCAAAAATAGGGAGCAAAGCGTCTGAGCTATCAAGAGGCCACTGTTACATTTCCAGtagtaaaattgaaggatgtGGTGTTCAGCCCCATGCCCCTTCCCCCTTCCTCTCCTTTCGAACCAAAACTTGTTATGGGCACAACAGACTATTTTCCTGGTCTCTCTGACGCGAAATTTACGAATACTGTACTGACTgtgaagaaaattaaaaaacaacaggTCTTATTTATTTACTAAATATCATATAGTACTGTAACACGGCTTTCATTGAACCTCATCATCTCTATACAGTTGGTGATGGCTTaacctttttatatatttttttataatttcattttcttaagaACAACGGTAGGCTTATTACCAGAAAGAGATTAAGCCGAATTTGAACTATGGTATTGATCCTTAAGAGTTATCATGAGATGCGTTTCCCACGTGTCAAcagagcaaaaaaattgaataatgcCCTTAAACAAATGCCTATTTCCAGATTACGAATCTGTGATATTTAAATAGTTACATAAATAATTCACCGAAGGTTAACTGTTAATGATTTAAGATATATGTAAAATCTATGCATTTCGTAATTCTAGTAACGACCTGTTTTAAAACCTTTTAaatttaattaatgaaatacTTCAGAAGCTGTATTATTGATATTCTTTCCACTAAAATGAGGCAAACTGAGTGCTGCCCTATTGCCATCGCtattcaatacaaaatttaCGAGTCATCTTTGGAGAATAATTAGGAGAATGAGCGCTCCGATTAGTCATGAAAGGTTGCCGTGGTAACGAGGCATCCATGCAAATACAGGCAGATGGATGCACTGTGGTGGAAACAAAACCAGCGAGGACATTCTGAATAAATGCAAGCAGTCGTTGCTAGGGGTTACGTGTGTTTGTCTAAATGTATTAGTCATTCATGTTCGGAACGGGCGAGTGCAAATTATATCTTGATAGAGTCAGATATTTGTTGCTAGTAACAACGGAAACAAAGCTTGGTTTGATGTAAAAGAACCGGCCTTGTAATTGTTTTTCCATCCATCCAAATGCCATGGTCATTGCAAATGAATTAGAAAGCAGAAAGCTTCGATGAGGTATATAGTGAATGGATAAACGTGCACGGCTGGCGGGTGCTTGAGTCAATACATCCTAGCATAAAATATTCGATTTGGTTTCAGACCTTATGACACCTTTCTGCTTGATTTCAGGTGAATTTGTTCTCAGTTGGTGCAAATTTCTAACTTACGTCCCTGGTCGTTTTTCACTTCATGTATGACCATGgccgtcccacaaaaaaaaacttaacatGACCCCTAgcagatttttattttgagccatTTTACCCccattttaaaaacaacaggTATACCATATACTGACCCTGAAAAGTCCACATTTTAGAGATCAAAGTAAGCATCGCTTTTTACGTTTAATAAGTAAAGACTGACAATTGCAAAGTGAGACCAACctgaaaaaatcatcaaattttcGAATCCCCCAATTTGTTTTTCTCCCCCCAGCGTGAATGTATTTCTCTCCATGTTGGTCAAGCCGGAGTCCAGATCGGCAATGCCTGCTGGGAGTTGTACTGTCTTGAGCACGGCATCCAACCTGATGGTCAGATGCCCTCAGACAAGACCATCGGAGGTGGTGATGACTCCTTCAACACCTTCTTCAGTGAGACTGGAGCTGGAAAGCATGTTCCTCGTGCCGTCTTCGTCGACCTCGAACCCACCGTTGTTGGTTAGTCATATAAGAATTGTTATTCTGTTTAACCCTTTTCTGTTTCCGAATATTGAAATATGGTTGGTAAAAATACACGAATGTATTCAGGTTAAAGGCCTACATGAACATGATAAGTGGAGCATTAATTTGTTGAGATGTAaggaaaatgtttgatttttttgtcaaaattaatataaaataacTGATGACAGCACAATCTACACACAGAAACAGGCGTCCTGAGCATGCTGAGTGTTGGTGaaaacacacacatgcacatcaACATAAAAAACCTCAATCGATATGCAGTAGATTTAAAACTAACTtagatgattaaaaaatacaagtGGATATTAACCCATTTCTTATATTTATAATCCCCTTTAGATGAGGTTCGAACCGGCACGTACCGTCAGCTCTTTCACCCAGAGCAGCTGATTACTGGCAAAGAAGATGCTGCCAACAACTACGCCCGAGGTCATTACACAGTCGGGAAAGAGTTGATCGATATCGTTCTTGACAGGATCAGGAAATTGGCTGACCAGTGCACAGGTCTTCAGGGATTCCTAGTCTTTCATAGCTTTGGTGGAGGCACCGGCTCAGGATTCACATCACTTCTCCTAGAACGCCTCTCTGTTGACTACGGAAAGAAGTCTAAGCTCGAGTTCGCCATCTATCCTGCTCCCCAGATCTCTACCGCTGTTGTAGAACCCTACAACTCGATCTTGACTACCCACACTACCCTGGAGCACTCCGACTGTGCCTTCATGGTCGACAACGAGGCTATCTACGATATCTGTCGTCGTAACCTCGACATCGAAAGGCCGACTTACACCAACCTGAACCGTCTCATTGGGCAGATCGTATCGTCAATTACTGCATCTCTGCGGTTTGATGGCGCCCTCAACGTTGATCTGACTGAGTTCCAGACAAATCTGGTGCCCTATCCTCGTATTCATTTCCCTATGGCTACATATGCCCCAGTCATCTCTGCTGAGAAGGCTTACCACGAGTCCCTGTCCACTGCTGAGATCACCAATGCCTGCTTCGAGCCTGCCAACCAGATGGTAAAATGTGATCCCCGTCACGGCAAGTACATGGCCTGCTGTCTCCTGTACCGTGGTGATGTCGTCCCCAAGGATGTCAACGCCGCAATCGCTACCCTCAAGACAAAGCGTACCATCCAGTTCGTCGACTGGTGTCCAACTGGCTTCAAGGTTGGGATAAACTACCAGCCACCCACCGCCGTTCCCGGTGGTGATCTTGCCAAGGTCCAACGTGCTGTCTGCATGTTGAGCAACACCACCGCCATCGCAGAGGCATGGGCTCGTCTTGACCACAAATTCGATCTGATGTACGCCAAGCGTGCTTTCGTCCATTGGTACGTCGGAGAGGGTATGGAAGAAGGAGAATTCTCTGAGGCTCGTGAAGATTTAGCTGCTCTTGAAAAGGACTACGAAGAGGTCGGTGTCGACTCCCCCGGtgaagagggagaagaaggagaggaaggaGATGAATACTAAGCTTTGATGTTTGATTTGTCTTACCTTTAATACTCGATTTTAATTCCTATCAAACAACATCGTAATGACGgcattttatttcttgttttctccgtcctggtgggtgtttcataaagctgttcgtaaagttaagcatgactttacgcacgactggaacatgttcttgggTCATAAATCAATTGCATAGGGATATCCCATAGCAcatgaaaggatcaccagtcatgcgtaaagtcattcgtatcttacgaacagctttatgaaacacccaccaggcttTTATTCTTAGTGCTTTCTGTGAACGTAGAGCAAGACGCTATCTCTAGCAATGCTGCATTATTGCGACTGAATGTGAATGATTTTAAGACGCCCGGTTGGGGCAGatcaaaaaattgtttcaatatGGACAGAATTTGACAAGTAGAAATTATAATGGGTTCGAAATTTTTGCCTAAAGATGTGGTATAACTGCCTGAAAAAGATAATCTCAACGGAAATATAAGCATAAAAAAGGATCATCacttaatgataaaaaaaaatttgctacCATAACTTCAAAATGGGCACGATGAACGGGGCCCATGAGAATTGTTCCCCTAGGCTCCCGTTCAGCGGCTAGGGATATGTGAGGTtgtgtgggtgagtgtgtgtgtgtgtatgtgtatcgGCTGTGCCATGACCTGTGAGTGTATGtgcaatattttgaatttttttaaacaccttTTCTGAACATGAGTGTTTTATTAAGTATCCTATCTTTgtttttcagtgacaaatttcCCCTGAGCCAATCGggtgcaaggatttcagtggcttttaacaaataatcagtaCACTATCACTATTTGGTTCATGAAATGTTCCTCGAATAATCTTTTATCTGCTATGGTAAGTTGTGATATatgactttttattttctaGTTGTAATATGAAACTCAAATACAACTCCGCTCCTTCCCAAAACAAAGAAAGCACAATGAGCTAATATATAATTTCTAATGTCCAAAGGTAATCAAATTGTATTCTACAATCAATTACTTAAAATACATTGTCAAAGTTATTTAATAGTAGATGAATTTTGCCAAAGGAAAATGGTGAACAAATGCGAATCAGAGCATGGTGAAGAAAGCATACATATCGATAATCTtatatttaatataaaattacCGTTCTAGATAAACATACAATACAATTGCTGAATTGGTTCAATAGGCTTTGCCCTATGATCAAGTCAGAAAGTGATATGAACAACAAATATCTGATCATTTATTGGCGTCAGtcttgtttgaataaaataactatataaaacatGTTAAATTGTCAAATTAAACTCGCCGAGTATACATTCCTTACATTGAGCCTTTGTcaagaatatatgaaataaattttgagtCTTTTCagtgtgattttatttttaagattattttgtcataaatgaagtgatgtaatttttttctttaagttgTAAGGAGTAACTGAATATAGGTATGTACCGTGTGAGAATGGGAAGAGAAGGGAGGGGGGCAGAGGAAAATACATGACGtgcaggagagagagagagagagagagagagagaaagtcgTGAATGTGACTGACATATAATTGGGAGATACCTAtgttctgtttctgtttatggttacTCCcttaggaactcggcaggacaacattttgctggtaaacgccaagctggtatactGTTGCGTatcacaaaaaacgaaaccgagatttatcgatgatttatcatatcttaatcgcaaatacaatagacaaatgacctaccattctAACGCTtaaaatctcctctttcatctgaaattaattagattattcctcatttaCGCATGAGTAAGCaagaacaatttgaagaggggatatcaaaaagtcatttggcgggctgtatctgggtttcaaaaacaaaaccacattttaaaaaagttcaatatctgctctttaatttgatacctcaataacagaaaatggtcaagaaataacaaagttctggttatttgaaataaggcttgaatttcaataatttcataaaattaagaggttttacaggctagcgttcaaactcactcgacacacTTGtcgacgatcagccatgcattaggtcttttgttaaccatgcgatagcttctgtgggaaaccggtgaaaacacgtttatttaatgaaattatggaaatacaagcattgtttcgagggaacataactttttacttcttgaccattttttgtgatcaaggtatcaaataaaagaacagatattgaactttttaggcatgtgattttcattttgaaattcagatactccccccccccccaccgccaAGTGAGTTTTTTAGTATtctctcttcaaattgtttttgctcactcatgcgtgaatgaggaatactctaagtaatatcagataagagaggagattctaagctttacatcggtaggtcatttgtctattgtatttgtgattaagttatgataaatcatcggtttcgttttttgtgggacgcactgtataaccaattacataggaaacattttatgtctaagttaatcagtcatagcggctgaccttatagacgacagctattactcttgggcctttttttttatcaaagtggagacaatggcagagttgggattcgaactcacaaccttatgagtccaatgctctaaccacggGACCACACGACCAGCGTGGTCCAGTGATCGAGAAACATGAAGAAACAACAAAAGAGacagacaaaagaaaagagggTGGGAGAATGAATTAAGGGTGTGAGGGaatgggagggggagggagtaagagagagggagagaatggTAAGAAAGCTAAGTAAATGGGGGAAGAGGAGGGAGAAGAGAAAATGAGCTATAAGAAAGTCAACAGACATGAGAGtcgggcccggggggggggggcactcagtatataatgcatagtgggtatgtgccgcggaggggacccccatttttacactcaaatttccgttccaaggcatagcatttttatcttattgagaaaaagaacaaagaaagccgctccaaagcatagcattttcttctcatcgagaaaaaagaagaaagaaatccgctccaaagcttcgcatatttttcgttacgccgtttcGGTCGCATTGATCGGATGATccgctacaatgagctgcaattttggtgaaaagcggccgcagaccatcgcctctgcgctagcgcacccggcacCCGTGCCGTCGGGCTAgttgcatgcacgtatgcccgttccatagggatgcatacgcactcacacgcaggcaATCCGTTCCAAGGccgacccccgttttcacaaacatttgtagttccgaagcccgttccgaggacaatccgttttacaataagcccgctccagaGCCCctgtttttttgtctcgcccgcggcacacccctaccactttttttggGGAGTCGGGAGAGGGTAGAGTGTAGGTGGTGTGAGagggagacagacagacaattttttgtgatGCAACGTCAAGTccatcctttttttcattttaatacaaCAATGATATAACAACTAATTGTTACACAGAAAGTGAATATCCATTCGTCCGAATGTCATAAAGAAAATACCATCTCGAAAGTTACATTATCTGTTCTCTTATGTGATTTCTCAAAGACTAtaaccaaagaaaaaaattgaagcaaGAACAAAGTTCTGTTTCATTAAAGCAATGAAGACATTTTCATGAGGATTTCATTAAAAGGCGTTTTCATAAACTGTAACAATAGTATAATTGACACAATTTTTAATGCATGGCCGATCGTCAGCAAAACTGAGTAAGTTGGGCAGCTTGATTGTAAAACGTCTTAGCTttctaaaattatgga
Proteins encoded in this window:
- the LOC129258713 gene encoding tubulin alpha-1 chain-like isoform X1, with amino-acid sequence MRECISLHVGQAGVQIGNACWELYCLEHGIQPDGQMPSDKTIGGGDDSFNTFFSETGAGKHVPRAVFVDLEPTVVDEVRTGTYRQLFHPEQLITGKEDAANNYARGHYTVGKELIDIVLDRIRKLADQCTGLQGFLVFHSFGGGTGSGFTSLLLERLSVDYGKKSKLEFAIYPAPQISTAVVEPYNSILTTHTTLEHSDCAFMVDNEAIYDICRRNLDIERPTYTNLNRLIGQIVSSITASLRFDGALNVDLTEFQTNLVPYPRIHFPMATYAPVISAEKAYHESLSTAEITNACFEPANQMVKCDPRHGKYMACCLLYRGDVVPKDVNAAIATLKTKRTIQFVDWCPTGFKVGINYQPPTAVPGGDLAKVQRAVCMLSNTTAIAEAWARLDHKFDLMYAKRAFVHWYVGEGMEEGEFSEAREDLAALEKDYEEVGVDSPGEEGEEGEEGDEY
- the LOC129258713 gene encoding tubulin alpha-1 chain-like isoform X2, whose translation is MPSDKTIGGGDDSFNTFFSETGAGKHVPRAVFVDLEPTVVDEVRTGTYRQLFHPEQLITGKEDAANNYARGHYTVGKELIDIVLDRIRKLADQCTGLQGFLVFHSFGGGTGSGFTSLLLERLSVDYGKKSKLEFAIYPAPQISTAVVEPYNSILTTHTTLEHSDCAFMVDNEAIYDICRRNLDIERPTYTNLNRLIGQIVSSITASLRFDGALNVDLTEFQTNLVPYPRIHFPMATYAPVISAEKAYHESLSTAEITNACFEPANQMVKCDPRHGKYMACCLLYRGDVVPKDVNAAIATLKTKRTIQFVDWCPTGFKVGINYQPPTAVPGGDLAKVQRAVCMLSNTTAIAEAWARLDHKFDLMYAKRAFVHWYVGEGMEEGEFSEAREDLAALEKDYEEVGVDSPGEEGEEGEEGDEY